From a single Planococcus shenhongbingii genomic region:
- the spxA gene encoding transcriptional regulator SpxA, with protein MVTLFTSPSCTSCRKAKAWLEEHEIPYTERNIFSEPLTISEIKEILRMTEDGTDEIISTRSKIFQKLNVDVESLPLQRLYELIQEYPGLLRRPIIMDEKRLQVGYNEDEIRRFLPRKVRAYQLLEAQRMVN; from the coding sequence ATGGTAACATTATTTACTTCTCCAAGCTGCACCTCTTGCCGCAAAGCAAAAGCATGGTTGGAAGAACATGAAATTCCATATACAGAACGCAATATTTTCTCTGAGCCTTTAACAATCAGTGAGATTAAAGAAATCTTGCGAATGACAGAAGACGGCACAGATGAAATTATCTCAACACGTTCGAAAATTTTCCAAAAATTAAATGTTGATGTAGAAAGTTTACCTCTACAGCGCCTATATGAATTAATTCAAGAATATCCTGGTTTGCTTCGCCGTCCGATTATTATGGATGAAAAACGTTTACAGGTCGGATATAATGAAGACGAAATTCGTCGCTTCCTTCCTCGCAAAGTTCGAGCATATCAGTTGCTTGAAGCACAGCGTATGGTGAACTAA
- the mecA gene encoding adaptor protein MecA → MEIERINDNTVKFYISYLDVEERGFSRDEIWFNRDKSEELFWEMMDEVNEEADFVMEGPLWIQVQAMDKGLEVTVTRAQLTKDGQKIDLPDDIEERRKMFGSDDSTATEFDEFEPIFDEPDLKKLEYTFVFSEVDELLPIARRLMYVPIESALYHFENKYYLYVSFDEILHSESDVKDNISIFTEYLQVSPITIHRLEEYGKQIFKEDALSNVLHYFG, encoded by the coding sequence ATGGAGATAGAAAGAATCAATGATAACACAGTTAAATTTTACATTTCCTATCTTGATGTTGAAGAACGTGGCTTTAGCCGTGATGAAATTTGGTTTAACAGAGACAAAAGTGAAGAACTTTTTTGGGAAATGATGGATGAAGTTAACGAAGAAGCGGATTTTGTTATGGAAGGGCCGCTTTGGATCCAAGTCCAAGCAATGGATAAAGGACTCGAAGTGACAGTTACTCGTGCTCAACTTACAAAAGATGGGCAAAAAATTGATTTGCCTGATGATATAGAAGAACGCCGTAAAATGTTTGGCAGTGATGATTCAACTGCTACGGAGTTTGATGAATTTGAACCAATTTTCGATGAGCCGGATTTAAAGAAATTAGAGTATACTTTCGTTTTCTCGGAAGTTGATGAATTGCTTCCTATAGCACGCCGTTTGATGTATGTGCCTATTGAATCGGCGCTTTACCATTTCGAAAACAAATACTATCTATATGTTAGCTTTGATGAGATTTTACACTCGGAAAGCGATGTAAAAGACAATATCAGTATCTTTACAGAATACTTGCAGGTTTCACCAATTACGATTCATCGTCTGGAAGAGTACGGCAAGCAAATATTTAAAGAAGATGCATTATCAAATGTATTACATTATTTCGGTTAA
- a CDS encoding competence protein CoiA: MSCSDITDQLFPRLQHYFCSVSYGALSILNILLIKPQIFPTINKRRVNAILVAKASDGRLFYLNPLISRQELLVLRGKEQFFCPSCSELLLLKVGNIKIPHFAHQSLSECSSFSEPESPMHLHGKYMLHQFFTQKNHHTELEKYLPEIKQRADLLIDHNLAIEFQCSPIPVQQIELRSAGYKSLGIMPLWLFSVKNPLHEGIQIIKFKSFEQAMLQRNKNNRFVIAFNPANNRFYYYSSLFYSSGNRWIANVKSLPAEKQTFPFAIAKRLTKAEFFNIYLLAFKEKQRFVRNQQFAKNRFRNPFWRLSYELQLDANALPLTLGIPLIGNHFIEMPAVLWQMEALQADEKGITMKELLNSNRIKMSDEAIFEDALELLEQYLKINSCMKKQEDSEEVLLELLYDNYCKSV; the protein is encoded by the coding sequence ATGTCTTGCAGTGATATTACAGATCAGTTATTCCCGCGGCTTCAACATTATTTCTGCAGTGTTTCTTATGGAGCTTTAAGTATTTTAAATATCTTATTGATTAAGCCGCAAATCTTTCCTACAATCAACAAAAGGAGAGTGAATGCTATATTAGTAGCCAAAGCATCGGATGGCCGTTTATTTTATTTGAATCCACTTATTAGCCGTCAAGAACTTCTTGTATTGAGAGGAAAAGAGCAATTTTTTTGTCCCAGTTGCAGTGAGCTATTGCTGCTGAAAGTCGGCAATATTAAAATCCCCCATTTTGCCCATCAATCCCTTTCTGAATGTTCTTCGTTCAGTGAACCCGAATCCCCCATGCATTTACACGGTAAATATATGCTCCATCAATTTTTCACTCAGAAAAATCACCATACGGAACTCGAAAAATATCTTCCTGAAATCAAACAGCGCGCTGATTTGCTGATAGATCATAACCTGGCAATTGAGTTTCAATGCAGCCCGATTCCGGTGCAGCAAATCGAGTTGCGGTCGGCAGGATATAAATCTTTGGGGATCATGCCTTTGTGGCTTTTCTCTGTAAAAAATCCGCTTCATGAAGGTATTCAAATAATCAAATTCAAGTCTTTTGAGCAAGCAATGCTTCAGCGGAATAAGAACAATCGATTTGTTATAGCATTTAATCCGGCAAACAATCGATTTTATTATTATTCCAGTTTGTTTTACAGCAGTGGAAACCGGTGGATTGCCAATGTGAAATCATTGCCGGCAGAAAAACAGACGTTTCCTTTTGCTATTGCGAAAAGATTAACCAAAGCAGAGTTTTTCAACATCTATTTATTGGCTTTTAAGGAGAAGCAGCGCTTTGTCCGTAATCAGCAATTTGCCAAAAATCGATTCCGAAATCCTTTCTGGCGTTTGTCTTATGAACTTCAACTGGACGCTAATGCTCTGCCTTTGACTTTAGGGATTCCTTTAATAGGAAATCATTTTATAGAAATGCCTGCTGTACTTTGGCAGATGGAAGCGTTACAGGCAGATGAAAAGGGTATAACAATGAAAGAGCTGCTCAATTCAAATCGAATAAAGATGTCAGATGAAGCAATATTTGAAGATGCACTGGAGTTACTCGAACAATATTTGAAGATTAATTCCTGCATGAAAAAACAAGAAGACAGTGAAGAGGTTCTTTTAGAGCTTTTGTATGATAACTATTGCAAAAGCGTATGA
- a CDS encoding putative glycoside hydrolase, with protein MKMKQWMAICALLLSTLAATPVLASKDESNALDFASRTYNAIGIDTEMLTSSKLFAFDSGLTFEYPDAVRGIFVTAHSAGGDRFEKLVNMVDTTDLNAMVIDIKEDFGYLTYMPQEGTPLAALGIGQPYIKDPRAVLERLEEKQIYPIARVVVFKDSVLANKRPELSFVDGDQVWKNGRGESFVNPFLKEVWDHNVQIAIEAAKLGFKEIQFDYVRFPEGFENRADTLKYSMGEYADSDLDPVQRRVEAVTDFVAYAREQLKPYGVQVSVDIFGYAATLPEAPGIGQNFSKISENVDVISSMIYPSHWTSYFGIAKPDLEPYKLVTEYAKVENNKLAELKSPPVSRPWLQDFTASYLGAGNYQKYGKDEVEAQIKALNENGIDEFLLWNAGNTYSPGVDYTPIE; from the coding sequence ATGAAAATGAAACAATGGATGGCAATATGTGCTTTATTGCTAAGCACATTAGCAGCAACACCAGTTTTAGCTTCAAAAGACGAATCAAATGCACTAGATTTTGCTTCACGTACATACAATGCAATTGGCATCGATACGGAAATGCTTACATCGTCAAAACTCTTCGCTTTCGATTCAGGTCTGACATTTGAATATCCGGATGCAGTCAGAGGGATTTTTGTGACAGCGCATTCAGCAGGGGGTGACCGTTTTGAGAAATTGGTGAATATGGTTGATACAACTGATTTGAATGCTATGGTAATTGATATTAAGGAAGACTTCGGCTATTTGACTTATATGCCACAAGAAGGCACTCCTTTAGCCGCATTAGGGATAGGGCAGCCGTATATTAAAGATCCAAGGGCAGTGCTTGAAAGACTGGAAGAAAAACAAATATATCCAATAGCCCGAGTCGTTGTTTTTAAAGACTCTGTTCTAGCAAATAAACGGCCAGAGTTATCATTTGTAGATGGAGATCAAGTTTGGAAAAATGGCCGTGGCGAATCTTTCGTTAATCCTTTCTTAAAAGAAGTTTGGGACCATAATGTCCAAATTGCAATTGAAGCAGCCAAATTGGGATTTAAAGAAATTCAATTTGATTATGTACGGTTCCCTGAAGGATTTGAAAATAGGGCCGATACCCTGAAATACTCGATGGGCGAATATGCTGATTCCGACCTTGATCCAGTGCAAAGAAGAGTTGAAGCGGTGACAGACTTTGTAGCCTATGCGAGGGAGCAATTAAAGCCGTATGGAGTCCAAGTATCTGTTGATATTTTTGGGTATGCAGCAACATTGCCGGAAGCGCCCGGCATTGGGCAGAACTTCTCTAAAATTTCCGAAAATGTTGATGTAATTTCTTCAATGATTTATCCAAGTCATTGGACTTCTTATTTCGGCATAGCGAAACCTGACTTGGAACCTTATAAACTGGTAACAGAATACGCCAAAGTGGAAAATAATAAATTAGCGGAACTTAAAAGCCCGCCTGTTTCACGGCCTTGGCTGCAAGACTTTACAGCCTCTTACTTGGGAGCAGGGAACTATCAGAAGTATGGCAAAGATGAAGTTGAGGCACAGATTAAAGCTTTGAATGAAAATGGAATCGATGAATTCTTATTATGGAACGCCGGAAACACTTACTCACCTGGAGTAGACTACACACCTATAGAATAA